Genomic DNA from Pseudomonadota bacterium:
CTTCCCCAAACAGCCCCCGCCCCGCATGGTGACCAGGACAGATATGGTTACACCGGATGTAGTGAAGACTTTTTAGATGCACTACTTGATATTAAAGGAATTATGATCTATAAACCTCTCGAATCCGCTAAGTCGGGTTAGAGTCAGGGGACGGACGGGCTCTCAGGTTGGCTGCATAGGTTGTAATCTTCCCGATATTCATCTCCTGCTTTAAAACCGTTTGGGTCTGTTTTGGAGAAATGATTTTGTTAAATGCCTCTATGGATTCTTCGTATCTTTCTCTATTCCTGAGTGCATATCCCCTTTCCATAAGTTGTTCTCTGTTCAACAGATCAACGGCAACTAAATACCGGGTCAATTGATCTTTTTGCAGCTTTATAATATCCTTCAAGACACCTTCAATATTTCTTCGTGTCTCCTGAAGTTCTTCAATCTTTTCTTTGTCCTTTAGAGAAAGGATTATGTAAGCGGCTATTGTTTCACGGTCTGTTTTCGCTTGTAATGTAAGATAGAGTTTGTTTCCATACCATCGTTCTGAAATAATTTCCGGTATCACAATGCCGGCAGCACAAAGAGAAAGCTGCGCTTTTGACAATTGATAAGCGTTGTCTGCATTAAAAAATCCGGCCGTTTCATCAAAGATAAGTTTATGTCCCTGTGCTGAGGCAATAATCCTGGACGATTCCCTTGTGTCTATATGAGTTTTTTCGTAAGCAATTTCTTTAGTGATGCTTATTATTTCAGCAGAGGCAGGCGCAAGAAAAACAGCGGTAAGAAAGACGGAAATAATTACTGTTATATATATGGCAAAGTTATTTGATCCCGATCTTCGATAATATCGCATAATTAATTCCAATTACAAGTCAAAGATGAAGTGAATAGTCTTTCTCACACTTGAGGGGGTCTTTTCTTGCCGTATGGAGCCATCGGCACCTGTTGTTGCACATAATCACAGAAAATCTGCAACTCATAGAGGAGCTTTTCAAGGTCTTCTCTTTTATACGTTCCAAGACCCTTCTCAAAAGTTGTCTTCATGAATGTGAGACCTTTAACCTGCCTTTTAACGGATACGGGCTTTGTGTTGCCAGGGTCAGGTTTGACCTTCTTGTATGCGGTAAACATTCTTTCCAGGGCAATATAAGTAACCGGCGTTTTCAAAATGTCGGTGAATATTTTCATACGATCAGGACATTCGAGGTTGGCGGCAAAGAGATATCCTTGCGAAACAGGGATATTCCCTGACCTGATTTCAGTCTGAATTTCAGGAGAAAGTTTTAAAAGTGATATCGTGTTAAACAGCGTCTTTGTTGACTTTCCGGAGATTTCAAGAATTGCCGCAAATGTTGCGGCAATTGCATCAGATACTTCATCAGGCCTTCTATCATAGCTTACTAATTCATTTATAACCCCACTCACATCATATCCCTTATCAGGATGTCGTGCCTGAATAAATGCAAGTATTCCTTTAGCCTGATCTATGGGATTTAAGTCTTCCCTCTGGAGATTTTCCGTCAGTTGAAAGGCAAGTATCTCGTCCTTCTGAGTTACTGCATCCACGATCCGCGCAGGGATTGATGGGAGTCCCAGTTTCTGCGTGGCCAGATAACGTCTTTCTCCACATAACAGCAGGTATTTACCGTCTTTAGATGTTACAAGAACAGGTTCTAAGACGCCTCGGTCTTTAATAGATTCCATAAGGGCCTTGAAGGACTCACTCTCCGTATCTATTCCTGAGCGAATCTGTTCTTCCACAATAATGCCTTCCAGAGGCAGGTACATAAATTCCGGACTTTCAACTGTTTTCTTTGTTGCCATCTTATCCCCCTTTTTATTGTTTCAGTGAATAGTCGTTAGTGAATAGTTAAAGACAAATTCAAAGTCAACTCCTGTCATTCTATTCACTGCTTTTTTACTATTCACTATATACTATTCACTATTCACTGCCTTTTAAAAAACCTTAATTCATAACCCGTAAAATTGTATTATAAATCCCTTGGTGTTGTTCTTTATTGTAAAAATTGGGACTGCAAGTGTCAAGCCCTTTCTTGTTGCAGCGGGCTTTGCCGCCGCGATCTCTGCCCTGGCTGCAAGCAGGCGCGTTCCTCGTAACTCGTCTTTAACACTTCAAGTTTCACGCAGGTTAAAACCTGCTGCTACCGGCTTCGAACTGTGGACCTTCTCTTGTTCTTTGGCCGTAAGCTGTGAACTGTGAACAGATTTCTGCCCCTTGACATTGCCCATCTTATTGTTTTATAAATAAATATATGCAGTTGACCTCTGAAATCAAAACATCTCTTAAGCGCGAATATAATCTTTGTGCAAACGCTGTGGATTTTTATAAAAAAGCTATTAAAGAATTCGAGCAAAAATACCATCTTACAACCCATGCCTTTTTGAAAAGGTTTGAGTCCGGTCAGATGGGAGATGAAACAGATTATTTCGACTGGTATGCATTCGCTCAGCTTCTTGCCCAATGGCAAAAAATCCGGCTTGCCATCCGTTCAACTGTCCGGTGATACGGAAATTTGTTGAAAGCATTGAAAAAACTACTACCTTTAATGCCGCTGTTTTATCATCCAACATACAAAAGCACTTCGGACCTGATAACGATACAGTATATTTAAAAGGCTCTATCCTTTTCATGGACTCATCAACACTTGATATTGCAATTTTTGCTAAAGAGCTACATAAAGGTCTCTCCATTGAAAAATACAGATTCCATTACATGGACAAGCAGGGTCAGATGCTTTTCCGCTATGATAATGCTCCCCATCATCCTGAGTTATCCTCATTTCCAGACCATAAACATATTGAAAACAATACAATTCCGGCAGCGCCGCGTGAATTTAAAGACATCTTCAACGAAATAACCGCAATGATACTCAAGAAATAAGTTGTTTGCACAGGTTAAACCCTGCGGCTACCCACGCTTCACAGCCTTTAAAACCCGTCCATCGTATTTCGTCTTTAACTCTTCACAAATAACGCTTCACGGTCTTTTCCGCTTCGCGCTTCAACCTCCTGTATCTTGTATTTTCTATTGACATACCACCAACTTAGGGCTACATTACTTTTTAATCTTATAGATGGAGGCTTGGCATGAGAAAAATAAAAATCACTGCTGAACTCAGCCCTGCTGAAGAGGGAGGTTATGTAGTTTATTGCCCTGAACTTGACATAACCACTGAAGGTGATACCATTGAAGAGGCCATTTATATGCTTAAAGATGCTGCTGAAGGATATATTAAGGTGGTTGGAATAGAAAACATCCCACATTTTGCCAAGGCGCATCAGACTCACGAACTTGAGCTTGTGATTAATGAGTAAACTCCCGCAGGTTAGTGGCCATGAGATTTGCAAAGTGCTCGAAAAAGAAGGGTATGTTTTTAAAAGACAGACAGGCAGCCATAGCATATACCAGAAACAGTCGGAAGAAGGCACTGTTACCATACTAGTGCCGGTACATTCCAGCAAACCTCTAAAAAAGGGTACTCTCCTGAGCATACTTAAAAAAACCGGACTTTCCAAAGAAAAACTCATATTTCTTATCACCTTGTTCCTGTCCGCCCTCTAACCTCTGTCCTCTGCCCCCTTCGTCTTTGCCATGAACTGTGAACGATTTTTCCTTGCTCCGCAGGTTAAAACCCTCGGCTACCAACGCTTCACGGGTTTCATCACTCAAAACTAAATTCTTTCTCCCGAAACAATTTAAGGCATGCCTCTGCTACCCCGGCATCATAAAGTATGCCTTTGTTCTTTTCTATCTCCTCAAGGGCTGCATCTATGCCTTTAGCAGGTCTGTAAGGACGGTGGGATGCTATGGCCTCTACCACATCTGCAACAGCGAGAATGCGCGCCTCAAGGAGGATTTTATCACCTTTTAAACCTTGGGGATACCCGGAACCATCCATTCGCTCATGGTGCTGAAGGACAATTTCGGCTATAGGATAGGGTAATCCCACATCTTTTAAAATGTTATACCCTGATTGAGCGTGAACCTTAATGAGGCTGAATTCTATGTTTGAAAGTTTGCCTGGTTTACTTAGTATCTCAGCGGGTACCGATATCTTGCCTATGTCATGGATGATACCTGCCATGCGGATATTATCAATGGTATCGTTTGGCAATGCCATCTCTTGCGCAATGTTACGGGCAATGTTTGATACACTCCTCTGGTGACCTGCGGTATAGGGGTCTCGGGTCTCTACCATTAAAGACATGGCCTGGATAGTGCCTATTAAACTTTTCCTCAGTTTCTCAAGCGTCTGTTTCAGTTCTTCTTCAGCTTCTTTACGAATGGTAGTGCTCTCCATGGTACCCACAAAATGATGGATATTCCCATCGTTGTTACGAGCTGCCCGGACATTCATACATACCCAGATTTTACGTCCGTCCTTCCTATAAAATTCTGCTTCAAAGTTCTCTATTACTTCCTGGGTGCGAAGAAGGCGGAGATACTCTTTTCTTAATTCCGGGTTGACATAAAGAGGAGTTCTGATATCAGAAAGTGCCTTTATCAGTTCTTCCTCTGAATCATATCCGTGGGTGTGGACAAGCGCTGGATTGGCGCTTGTTATCCGTCCGTCAGGATCACACTGAAAGATGCCTTCTACGGCATTTTCAAAGATGGAACGATATTTAGCTTCAGCCTGAAGCAGGGCTTCATGCGACCTTTTCTGTTCCGTTACATCATCAACTGTGCAGATCATGCCGTCAAATTCACCGTCTTTTATAAGGGGTATAAACCAGCCCGACTGATGGGTATATCTCCCTGAAGGGGTTAAAACATGCACGGCGTCATAGCGCACAGGTTCAAGCAACACCTTTGCATTGAGATACAGGGGGCCGAAGGCGTTTATTGTCTCTTTCGGGAAATCAGTCCAGAGGTTGAGGCCTTCTATTTTTGCCGGTTCGATGCCTGCTATAACCCCCATTCCCTGGTTGCAGTATCGTATCGTATCGTTCCTGTCTGTCTGCCATACCCCTGTAACAATAGATTCGAGAATGTTCTCATAGTATGCTTTTATTGAAAGAAGCTGAAGTTTTGCTTCCTGTCGCATTGTTATATCTTCCACAATGCCTTCATAATATTGTGTGTTTCCTTTTTCATCACGCACTACCTGTGACGAAACAGAAACCCATACCAATGAGCCGTCCTTTCGGATAAATTGCATTGTGTATCCGAGCAATTTCCCCTTTTCCTCCAGTTCTTTCAATAACCGTTCCCGTTGTTCAGGTTTTG
This window encodes:
- a CDS encoding type II toxin-antitoxin system HicB family antitoxin, with translation MRKIKITAELSPAEEGGYVVYCPELDITTEGDTIEEAIYMLKDAAEGYIKVVGIENIPHFAKAHQTHELELVINE
- a CDS encoding PAS domain S-box protein, which codes for MKIKTKLRIIIIINIAAFTFLILFNLFLSEKEAIISEKANLISKLNLAIFETGQVRDEYFLYKEERSRDQSYLIHEEIASILKKMPEKFTAPHERTVLDNLTSFYNSSTALFNKVVKLDEGAPVDIAQKQELRERIISQMIVNAHSTYLETLTLREIIHEERQHTLARHNLYSNITFGFLGIFVVFLIAVALRSIARPLKKLHEGTEIIAKGNLDYKTDVRTSDEIGQLSLAFDAMTEQLRETIVSRDILDKEIEEHRKTGDALLAEKNFSESTLDSMPGVFYCYDDQLQFKRWNKNFERVSGYSAEELLKISPLDLFAGEGRQLIEERIKEVFAKGESSAETDFVSGVGIDISQRKQTEEALKESEQKYRSIFENAVEGIYQSTPEGALLSANPSFAHMLGYNSPEELLSSVTDVSRQVHPKPEQRERLLKELEEKGKLLGYTMQFIRKDGSLVWVSVSSQVVRDEKGNTQYYEGIVEDITMRQEAKLQLLSIKAYYENILESIVTGVWQTDRNDTIRYCNQGMGVIAGIEPAKIEGLNLWTDFPKETINAFGPLYLNAKVLLEPVRYDAVHVLTPSGRYTHQSGWFIPLIKDGEFDGMICTVDDVTEQKRSHEALLQAEAKYRSIFENAVEGIFQCDPDGRITSANPALVHTHGYDSEEELIKALSDIRTPLYVNPELRKEYLRLLRTQEVIENFEAEFYRKDGRKIWVCMNVRAARNNDGNIHHFVGTMESTTIRKEAEEELKQTLEKLRKSLIGTIQAMSLMVETRDPYTAGHQRSVSNIARNIAQEMALPNDTIDNIRMAGIIHDIGKISVPAEILSKPGKLSNIEFSLIKVHAQSGYNILKDVGLPYPIAEIVLQHHERMDGSGYPQGLKGDKILLEARILAVADVVEAIASHRPYRPAKGIDAALEEIEKNKGILYDAGVAEACLKLFREKEFSFE
- a CDS encoding DUF6516 family protein translates to MIRKFVESIEKTTTFNAAVLSSNIQKHFGPDNDTVYLKGSILFMDSSTLDIAIFAKELHKGLSIEKYRFHYMDKQGQMLFRYDNAPHHPELSSFPDHKHIENNTIPAAPREFKDIFNEITAMILKK
- a CDS encoding ParB/RepB/Spo0J family partition protein; the encoded protein is MATKKTVESPEFMYLPLEGIIVEEQIRSGIDTESESFKALMESIKDRGVLEPVLVTSKDGKYLLLCGERRYLATQKLGLPSIPARIVDAVTQKDEILAFQLTENLQREDLNPIDQAKGILAFIQARHPDKGYDVSGVINELVSYDRRPDEVSDAIAATFAAILEISGKSTKTLFNTISLLKLSPEIQTEIRSGNIPVSQGYLFAANLECPDRMKIFTDILKTPVTYIALERMFTAYKKVKPDPGNTKPVSVKRQVKGLTFMKTTFEKGLGTYKREDLEKLLYELQIFCDYVQQQVPMAPYGKKRPPQV
- a CDS encoding type II toxin-antitoxin system HicA family toxin, with the protein product MSKLPQVSGHEICKVLEKEGYVFKRQTGSHSIYQKQSEEGTVTILVPVHSSKPLKKGTLLSILKKTGLSKEKLIFLITLFLSAL